From Solanum lycopersicum chromosome 4, SLM_r2.1:
CATGAAATACGACCCAACCTAGCTGGTGTTTTATATTTGATAACGACGGCTTTATACTTCTTAATTGAGGTGTAAGTTTGAGCCTATCATGTCATTCTGTATATgaatattatcaaaatatattgtattagtaACGTTTGAATTAGTatttagtaatagtaatagtaattataTTGATGTCGTTATGCTGAAATTGTTTCATAATGTTATATTTGATAAttgatttattgaaaataatatgcattgcaaaatttccaaaaaaaaaaattgctacGTAAATACGATAGAAAGGATGTGAAAAATTTTTGAGGAATGATTGTATCTTTATCCATACTAATGCATATCTTAAAAAAACTTGATATTGTATTATTACTACTGAAAATTGTcatgtattaattataaatagcGCAATACCTTAAagtatatcatataaaatatgaataataacaAAGTTAACAAGCATTGTTGTAATACATCTTACCAAGTGACCTCTATAAGTATGACTAGagaaataatattcttttatcGAGTGATTCATTAATGGCTTTATGAACACCATAACCAAAAAAGTGTGTTGGAGTTTGTTACAACTTGAGGGCTTAAGATGGGTTATAAGTGAGGGAAAATAGTTTTACTTTTGTATCAGGTTACTAATGATCGACTGGACATGACGTGAGATTGCCTCGTATTAATGTAGCTAGTCAGAGTATGTCCGAAATTAGCTCTCCTTGGGAACACCTTGTTTTACCCAATAATATAGTTCCTTATTGACTTGAATTTAACTAGATTTGTTTTGTCACGCGTTTATCAAAGTAACATCACCATGCACATCCAACATCTATATGACTATtcaccataatttttttttttggattgttCACTTTTAACATagcaaatttcaagtttcatgaattgtttttttttttatatatattttgcaaATTACATCATagcaaatttcaagtttcatgaattgttttttttttatatatattttgcaaATTACATTTGACCGTTCgactaaaataattcaaaaatgatAAACGCCCACCGTGGGGCTCGAACCCACGACCACAAGGTTAAGAGCCTTGCGCTCTACCAACTGAGCTAGACGGGCTTTTGTTTTATGTACCCACGTATCTTTGATGGATTATTGAATTTCTCCTGGAAGAGAAGGCAGGAACAAAAACATTTTGATTCACCGGTTTGTACTCTATAATCAGAATAGGACTCTGGACTTGAAATCGCTTTTTAGAAGTCTTAAAGGTGGCACTAAACTAGTCTCACTTGCTTGTATCAGTAGGCTTATCGGGCTTCTCTAtctattcaatttattttgctACAAACTCTTTCCCCGCCTATTTCTTCCCCCGGCCATGTAGTGGAGCTTGCCCAATACAAGTTTGTACTGGAGTTGAGGCATTTCATCCACAATTTGACACATAAATGATAAAagaaacacatataaaaaatattcgataatcatatattaaaattgacATCAAAATGCATTTATATGTAGCACAATAGTCATGCTGCAAATGCAATAAGATAAGTGAGTGGAAAAACTGAGtagaatgaaaacataaaaagcCTCTCAAGTGTGTCCATCACTCAAAACCAATAATAGCTCATTTCTTTCTGGAGATACCGAGCCTGCTACGGAAATCGTCCTCCATAAGGGGAATACCATCGCTCAATTTGATCGTTGGTTCCCATCCGAGTACTGATTTTGCCTTTGTGATGTCCGGCTTTCTCTGGCGAGGATCATCTGGTGTATTTTCCACTGTGATAATCTGCACATCTGGATTGATGAGCTGCAAAACAACAACTATACTCAGAGACGGATTCAAGATTTTCACTTGATGGATTCAACCTTTAAGATTCTCAGCATTGgattcattatatatattatgctcCGTGAAGTTACTGGATTTGGATGAACTTGTAGGCGTGTGTGTCATGTGAATACATAATCGAGGGATGTTCAGTGGATTACCTCTTTCACATTCTCAGCAAGTTCAAGCATTGTGAATTCACCTGATTACGAGAAGATGAGTTGTTTTAGTTAAGTAATAAAATTGGAAGAATGGGTTTTGATCGGACATGCCAAAGAAACAAATCAACGGAAGCTAACCTGGATTCCCGATGTTAATTGGTCCAGTATTATCTCCCTCCATCAGACGAATAAGACCATCAACCTTCATTGTTCAGAAAGAAAGGTAAGAAAAGAAGATGAAACGTAATATGAACTTCAAGTATAGTGGCTCATAGACTGTAATTATACCATGTCGGAAACATAACAAAAGCTGCGAGTTTGTGTTCCTGGCAGCTGAACAGTCAAGGGTTCATTACTGTGAAAATGTACGAAGAAAGGGTAGGCAATTAGTAATTCTCACAATGTAAGATAAATATGGAAGGGTAAGAGTGATAATGGGGTTCATAATATTACCGAATTGCCTGGGCAATGAAATTGCTGACAACACGGCCATCGTCTATGTTCATTCGTGGACCGTACGTGTTGAAGATTCTAGCAATCCGTATTTCTGGAGATGCAAAACAAATTCTTCAGAATGCAAAACTTACAAAAGTAAACTGAATAGATTTTGAAAGAAACATATGTGTAGGAAGTGCTATACCGATTCCATGCTGCCTGTGATAATCAAACATCAAAGTCTCAGCCACTCTTTTCCCCTCATCGTAACAACTCCTAACTCCTGAAATACACAAGCTACATTACATCACCAATCTAGCACGACCAATTTCACAAAACCGAGGGTAAATATAGATCGAGCAGATACTAAGAAGAAACTGCAATTCTAGCAAACTCTAAAAGGAGGCTATTTATGAAAGAAGCGAGTCATTTCTTGTTAAATGTGTTCTCAAGTGTTGTATATGACTTTCAACGAGCCTTCTTCCATTATCGAAGATTTGTTTAATGCCATATCATTAGAAACTGTAATTTATAAAAGCTATAAATGCATACCAATTGGGTTAACATTTCCCCAGTAGCTCTCATCTTGAGGGTGAATAAGTGGGTCTCCATAAACCTCGGAGGTTGATGTCAGTAAAATCCTGCTCGAGTAATGAAGTTAGACGAAGATCAATTATCACAAGAATAATTGACGATAGAAGCAGATTTATACCTTGCCCCAACTCTCTTGGCAAGTCCCAACATATTCAAAGTGCCAATGACATTTGTCTTAATCGTCTGCAAATACCATATAGCAAGTAAAAGATCAATATAAACCACACGCCATTTTTTGGGCTATCTAGATTCAAAGGAACAAGtgataatataaagaaaagatgaaaactTTGCAGTACGGGGATCTTCATTACTGACCTTAACAGGATTGTACTTGTAAAAGATTGGGGAAGCAGGGCAAGCAAGATGATAAATTTGGTCAACTTCAATCAATAACGGCTCAGTAACATCTGCATATAATATGAAGATAAAACAAGGCAATCAATGGGAACTCTTTGTGGAAGCAAACAGAGAAGAGATCTGAAAACAATTTGTGGAGGGAGCTCGGCAGATATTGCTCAAGAGATACTTGCAATACAATTTTGGTAGATATGAACTTTCGGAAGCAGAAAGGTTAGATAAATAAGGAAGAGTGATTTACCATGACGGATTAACTCAAATCTTGGATGGCCAAACCATTGCTTTAGGTTATCCTTTGATCCAGTGAAGTAGTTATCCACAACAATCACCTAAGCATAACACAACAAGTTTAGGTAAACGCAGTCATATTTCTagccttattattttttattgcatCAATGTGCTAGTATCTAGTGGCAGGGGCGAATCTAGATGGTCACTAATGGATTCACGTGAGCTTAGTAGCTTTTACCACCatacactatatatatacacagaAATGCATAAAATATGGATAAATATTTGTTCGTAAACCGACTTAATATTACAGTAGAAACACGTAAACTTCAAATCTTGGATCCGTTTTTGTAAGTGGAACATATGATGTGAAGCCAGGCCTAACTTAAAAGTATTTACCTCATTCTTCTCATTTTGCATCAGTCTGTCAACGAGGTGAGAGCCAATAAATCCAGCACCACCCGTCACCAAAATTCTCATGTTAGCCTGTAATCAAAAAGTTCAAAGATGAAAAACAGTAAAAACACAAGATCAAGATACAAGCAGCAAATGAAAAGACTCATCAGAGCCATTTCTACCATACCTGGAAAAATTTTGCTTTGCGCAATGGCGATGGTTCTGGAGGAGGTTTTGCAGAAGCATTGTTATCTCCATTGGAAGCCATTTCTAGATCAATTCAATTTCTAAACCAGAGACCAAATCAAAAGTTCAgagccaaaaaaataaataagattcaAGCAAACTGTCACAATCTACAATCGAGCTAACTAAGAGCAAATCAAGATTACATACTCGTCCACAAAAAGGATTATCGACTTCTCCAATAGACAGTACACATGAATAATAAAACCACCATCATGTGGAAGCAGGACTTCCACCAAGGGGATCCAAAAAGTAACAAAAGCAAACACGCAAAGAAGCTAAGAGGATCCAACTTCTAATACATACTTAAACAATTTGACCACATACACACATTGTTAGTTCACCCAGTCCTCactacacaaaattaattggtGTCAGCAAAATGAATTTTTCCTCTTCAAGATCCTCCATAGTCCGACTAATCCGGATCAGCCCCGTTAAAAACCCAACTAAGATAACTCCATTTTTCAAAGCTCAAAACCCGTGACCCTGGTTAAAAGTAAGAACCTTTAACATTCCACCACACCCCTTCAGCAAATGTGGTGGATCCTCTTTATAGATCAATCACAATTTCTAATAGCAAGAAGATATCTCCCCAtctcaccccccccccccctcaataaaattaacaaaaaaaacccaaatcaaattacaaaagaagcaaaatttctaaaaaatgaaCACACCCATATCAAATTATCATTTAAAAGCTAACAACTTGATTCCAAATTCAGCAAAAAATCACCTGGTTGTCTCTAATTGTTAATGTAAAACAGAAATAATACTAAGTATAAGCTCAATACATGAATTTATAGATTAAAATTCATATAGATTCAAAACAAAATAGCGTATAAAACACGTAAAATCAAGATTCAAGATCTCTAATCACACCAAACATACCAACTAGAGAGATAAAAAAGTGATCtttgaacttaaaaaaaaaatgaaacaatcaAAGCTTCTGAGCAACTCCAAAGAGACCCCACAACAGATCTGAAtctattttttctcaaaaaaaattgaaacaaaaaaatattgcacTACCTAAGTGAATATTGAAATCTTGAAGGAAATGATGAAGCTTAGTGTAAAATGAAGAGATATATATAAAACTCAACAGAAATTGGGTAAATGGTGGGGAGTTCTAAATAATTGCTGGtagttaaaaaaaatctgaAGTTTTCtgcttgaaaataaataaataaatatgtttatcttttttgtttccaatttatttattttattttatttaatataaagttttaaaaatatatatttcaaaatctaaaatataaaattaatttgcaTTTAAGTACTATATTGTAGTAATTAATAATATGCCACGTTGGTTACGTGTCATTAACGTAGACAAAATTAAATGTTCACGTTATCTTTCCAATTAGAACGAAACATTAGTTATGTACCTAAGCTAACAAATCACTATCTTAATTTAcgtaatattatttaattgaatatcttttaattattaaaaaagagactttcaaatattttgatctATTCTCTCCCTggtattatttattatgatttccatttatagagtcaaattttaagaattttgactaacatttttatcatattgatatgcaaaaaattgcaatttctagtactttttatatagtttttgaatatctaaatgttttgtttaaaatatcgaattaatataatctaattttaactttgaaaactagtcaaattgattttcaaaaagcGCAacgtgacaaataaaaatggacgGAAGGagtattaaatatttgtatggCTATAATGCTTTTATTAAGGCAGTTTGTTGTaaagaataacatcaaataCTTTTGCGATTAAATTATAGTGTCGTTTAGTCTATAGCTTATCTTGAGATTAATAATTAATACTGGAACAAGTTATTCTTCTCTTGAGGTGATATAgtaatctcaaaataatttatttatgaggTAAATAGGTAGAATGACAAAGATATCATTTTAAACCATTTtttgtatatctttttttttttttaatgataagataatatatataacataaaaaagttACAGAGTTAAGATTTCCAAAACATGCTAACTTATTACAAGTTgtctttaataattttttagtgGATATTACACCATAACGATCATCCTCGATAAGAGATAGAATACGATATGGTGGAGTGGATAATAATATAGTTTATATGGACGGTGTTATGTTTGGTACCTAGTTTTGACAAAACATCTGCTACCTTGTTTGTTGTATATCATTTTCACAttcatgtatttttatattttttttaacactaCGTATAATAGCATTTGCATTCTTCATCACTCCTTATTTGTACGATAAtcctttaatattttcttataaaagaTCAcactatttaaatataattcttatatatgaatttatttgatcaattcttatgtttatttttattttgatttctcataaattctcttttactttaacaactatttaaatataattcttatatatgaatttatttgatcaattcttatgtttattttgattttgatttctcataaattctcttttactttaacaaacttaagatgaaagttctatttttaagctaaataagaagaaagtttatttttaaatacatattgtACCATCGTGAgaaaataagatacataaaaaaattatttgagaaaatagaaaaaataaataaagttcaaAAACACAATAACAAGTTATCATAGATTCTATTATAATTTATCTCACGACAACTTAAATTCAAACCGAACAATCCCTAAAAATACTAcaattttaaagttaagttacttttaataattgaaatataatattttttttcaagaaaataaaaatcgtGTTACATAAGTTAAGATTTAacgaaataatattttagttattatgcACAAAATTCTAACTCATCAATGTAGAAGATAAATAATACTCACGCGAATAAAGAAATATCACATAACTTATTCATACGTAACTTTAAGCAGTAATCACACAATCCACTAATGTTATGATGggattgataaaataattttacccttaa
This genomic window contains:
- the LOC101263507 gene encoding UDP-glucuronic acid decarboxylase 6 translates to MASNGDNNASAKPPPEPSPLRKAKFFQANMRILVTGGAGFIGSHLVDRLMQNEKNEVIVVDNYFTGSKDNLKQWFGHPRFELIRHDVTEPLLIEVDQIYHLACPASPIFYKYNPVKTIKTNVIGTLNMLGLAKRVGARILLTSTSEVYGDPLIHPQDESYWGNVNPIGVRSCYDEGKRVAETLMFDYHRQHGIEIRIARIFNTYGPRMNIDDGRVVSNFIAQAIRNEPLTVQLPGTQTRSFCYVSDMVDGLIRLMEGDNTGPINIGNPGEFTMLELAENVKELINPDVQIITVENTPDDPRQRKPDITKAKSVLGWEPTIKLSDGIPLMEDDFRSRLGISRKK